A stretch of the Uranotaenia lowii strain MFRU-FL chromosome 3, ASM2978415v1, whole genome shotgun sequence genome encodes the following:
- the LOC129754935 gene encoding histone H1B-like, which translates to MTETEVAAAAPAASPAKATKKPKAPKGEKKPKKPSTHPPVNDMVVAAIKALKERKGSSLQAIKKYIAANYKCDVAKLSPFIKKALKSGVEKGKFAQTKGTGASGSFKIKAEEKKPAGEKKKKIAAKKPKKAAGEKKTVAKKPKAAGAKKPKSAAAKKPKAAAEKKAKAATAKTAKKAGTVKKAAAPKKAAAPKKAAAKPKAAAKPKAAAKKPKTPKKTVAKKAAAKK; encoded by the coding sequence atgacTGAAACCGAAGTTGCTGCCGCAGCTCCAGCTGCCTCTCCTGCCAAGGCAACCAAGAAGCCAAAGGCCCCGAAGGGAGAAAAGAAGCCCAAGAAGCCATCCACCCACCCGCCAGTCAATGACATGGTTGTTGCCGCCATCAAGGCCCTGAAGGAACGCAAGGGATCTTCGCTGCAGGCCATCAAAAAGTACATCGCTGCCAACTACAAGTGTGATGTGGCCAAGTTGTCGCCCTTCATCAAGAAGGCCCTGAAGAGCGGTGTCGAGAAGGGAAAGTTCGCCCAAACCAAGGGCACCGGAGCTTCCGGATCGTTCAAGATCAAGGCTGAAGAGAAGAAGCCAGCTGgcgagaagaagaagaagatcgcCGCCAAGAAGCCAAAAAAGGCCGCTGGTGAGAAGAAGACCGTGGCCAAGAAGCCAAAGGCCGCTGGCGCCAAGAAGCCGAAATCCGCTGCCGCTAAAAAGCCAAAGGCTGCCGCTGAGAAGAAGGCCAAGGCTGCCACGGCTAAGACCGCCAAGAAAGCCGGCACCGTGAAGAAGGCTGCTGCGCCCAAGAAGGCCGCTGCCCCTAAGAAGGCTGCTGCTAAGCCAAAAGCCGCTGCTAAGCCGAAGGCCGCCGCTAAGAAGCCAAAGACCCCCAAGAAGACTGTGGCCAAGAAAGCTGCCGCCAAGAAGTAA
- the LOC129754933 gene encoding histone H1B-like → MTETEVAAAAPAASPAKATKKPKAPKGEKKPKKPSTHPPVNDMVVAAIKALKERKGSSLQAIKKYIAANYKCDVAKLSPFIKKALKSGVEKGKFTQPKGTGASGSFKIKAEDKKPAGEKKKKVAAKKPKKAAGEKKTVAKKPKAAGAKKPKAAAAKKPKAAAEKKAKAATAKTAKKAGTVKKAAAPKKAAAPKKAAAKPKAAAKPKAAAKKPKTPKKTVAKKAAAKK, encoded by the coding sequence atgactGAAACCGAAGTTGCTGCCGCAGCTCCAGCTGCCTCTCCTGCCAAGGCAACCAAGAAGCCAAAGGCCCCGAAGGGAGAAAAGAAGCCCAAGAAGCCATCCACCCACCCGCCAGTCAACGACATGGTTGTTGCCGCCATCAAGGCCCTGAAGGAACGCAAGGGATCGTCGCTGCAGGCCATCAAAAAGTACATCGCTGCCAACTACAAGTGTGATGTGGCCAAGTTGTCGCCTTTCATCAAGAAGGCCCTGAAGAGCGGTGTCGAGAAGGGAAAGTTCACCCAGCCCAAGGGCACCGGAGCTTCCGGATCTTTCAAGATCAAGGCTGAGGATAAGAAGCCAGCTGgcgagaagaagaagaaggtcgCCGCCAAGAAGCCAAAGAAGGCCGCTGGTGAGAAGAAGACCGTGGCCAAGAAGCCAAAGGCCGCTGGCGCCAAGAAGCCAAAAGCCGCTGCCGCTAAAAAGCCAAAGGCTGCCGCTGAGAAGAAGGCCAAGGCTGCCACGGCTAAGACCGCCAAGAAAGCCGGCACCGTGAAGAAGGCTGCTGCGCCCAAGAAGGCCGCTGCTCCTAAGAAGGCTGCTGCTAAGCCAAAAGCCGCTGCTAAGCCGAAGGCCGCCGCTAAGAAGCCAAAGACCCCCAAGAAGACTGTGGCCAAGAAAGCTGCTGCCAAGAAGTAA
- the LOC129754945 gene encoding histone H2A: MSGRGKGGKVKGKAKSRSSRAGLQFPVGRIHRLLRKGNYAERVGAGAPVYLAAVMEYLAAEVLELAGNAARDNKKTRIIPRHLQLAIRNDEELNKLLSGVTIAQGGVLPNIQAVLLPKKTEKKA, from the coding sequence ATGTCTGGCCGCGGCAAAGGAGGAAAAGTCAAGGGAAAGGCAAAGTCCCGATCATCTCGTGCCGGACTTCAGTTCCCAGTTGGTCGTATCCATCGTCTGCTCCGCAAGGGCAACTACGCAGAACGTGTCGGAGCTGGAGCTCCCGTCTATCTGGCCGCTGTCATGGAATATCTGGCAGCTGAAGTGCTGGAATTGGCAGGAAACGCCGCTCGTGACAACAAGAAGACCCGTATCATCCCGCGTCATCTTCAGCTGGCCATCCGCAATGACGAGGAGTTGAACAAACTGCTCTCGGGTGTCACCATCGCTCAGGGAGGTGTTTTACCCAACATCCAAGCCGTTCTGCTGCCCAAGAAGACCGAAAAGAAGGCTTAA
- the LOC129754941 gene encoding histone H3 produces MARTKQTARKSTGGKAPRKQLATKAARKSAPATGGVKKPHRYRPGTVALREIRRYQKSTELLIRKLPFQRLVREIAQDFKTDLRFQSSAVMALQEASEAYLVGLFEDTNLCAIHAKRVTIMPKDIQLARRIRGERA; encoded by the coding sequence ATGGCTCGTACCAAGCAAACCGCTCGTAAGTCCACCGGAGGAAAAGCTCCTCGCAAACAGCTGGCCACTAAGGCTGCTCGTAAGAGTGCTCCAGCCACCGGAGGAGTCAAGAAGCCTCATCGTTATCGGCCAGGAACCGTTGCTCTGCGTGAAATCCGTCGTTACCAGAAATCCACCGAGCTGCTGATCCGCAAGTTGCCCTTCCAGCGTCTGGTTCGTGAAATCGCTCAGGATTTTAAGACCGATCTGCGTTTCCAGAGCTCGGCCGTCATGGCTCTGCAGGAAGCTAGCGAGGCCTATCTGGTTGGACTGTTCGAGGACACCAATCTGTGTGCCATCCATGCCAAGCGTGTCACCATCATGCCAAAGGATATTCAGTTGGCTCGTCGTATCCGAGGAGAACGTGCTTAA
- the LOC129754939 gene encoding histone H3, which yields MARTKQTARKSTGGKAPRKQLATKAARKSAPATGGVKKPHRYRPGTVALREIRRYQKSTELLIRKLPFQRLVREIAQDFKTDLRFQSSAVMALQEASEAYLVGLFEDTNLCAIHAKRVTIMPKDIQLARRIRGERA from the coding sequence ATGGCTCGTACCAAGCAAACCGCTCGTAAGTCCACCGGAGGAAAAGCTCCTCGCAAACAGCTGGCCACTAAGGCTGCTCGTAAGAGTGCTCCAGCCACCGGAGGAGTCAAGAAGCCTCATCGTTATCGGCCAGGAACCGTTGCTCTGCGTGAGATCCGTCGTTACCAGAAATCCACCGAGCTGCTGATCCGCAAGTTGCCCTTCCAGCGTCTGGTTCGTGAAATCGCTCAGGATTTCAAGACCGATCTGCGTTTCCAGAGCTCGGCCGTCATGGCTCTGCAGGAAGCTAGCGAGGCCTATCTGGTTGGTCTCTTTGAGGACACCAATCTGTGTGCCATCCATGCCAAGCGTGTCACTATCATGCCAAAGGATATTCAACTGGCTCGTCGTATCCGAGGAGAACGTGCTTAA
- the LOC129754937 gene encoding histone H4: MTGRGKGGKGLGKGGAKRHRKVLRDNIQGITKPAIRRLARRGGVKRISGLIYEETRGVLKVFLENVIRDAVTYTEHAKRKTVTAMDVVYALKRQGRTLYGFGG; this comes from the coding sequence ATGACTGGCCGAGGCAAGGGAGGAAAAGGTCTAGGAAAGGGTGGCGCCAAGCGTCATCGCAAAGTTTTGCGTGATAACATCCAGGGAATCACCAAGCCCGCTATCCGTCGTCTGGCTCGTCGTGGAGGAGTCAAGCGTATCTCCGGTTTGATCTACGAGGAAACTCGTGGTGTTCTGAAGGTGTTCCTGGAAAACGTGATCCGTGACGCTGTTACCTATACTGAACACGCCAAGCGGAAGACCGTCACTGCCATGGACGTCGTTTATGCCTTGAAACGCCAGGGACGCACTCTGTACGGTTTCGGAGGTTAA
- the LOC129754929 gene encoding uncharacterized protein LOC129754929, whose translation MTGRGKGGKGLGKGGAKRHRKVLRDNIQGITKPAIRRLARRGGVKRISGLIYEETRGVLKVFLENVIRDAVTYTEHAKRKTVTAMDVVYALKRQGRVEQTALGRHHRSGRSAMARTKQTARKSTGGKAPRKQLATKAARKSAPATGGVKKPHRYRPGTVALREIRRYQKSTELLIRKLPFQRLVREIAQDFKTDLRFQSSAVMALQEASEAYLVGLFEDTNLCAIHAMTGRGKGGKGLGKGGAKRHRKVLRDNIQGITKPAIRRLARRGGVKRISGLIYEETRGVLKVFLENVIRDAVTYTEHAKRKTVTAMDVVYALKRQGRTLYGFGG comes from the exons ATGACTGGCCGAGGAAAGGGAGGTAAAGGTCTAGGAAAGGGTGGCGCCAAGCGTCATCGCAAGGTTTTGCGTGATAACATCCAGGGAATCACCAAGCCCGCTATCCGTCGTCTGGCTCGTCGTGGAGGAGTCAAGCGTATCTCCGGTTTGATCTACGAGGAAACTCGTGGTGTGCTGAAGGTATTCCTGGAAAACGTGATCCGTGACGCTGTTACCTATACTGAACACGCCAAGCGGAAGACCGTCACTGCCATGGACGTCGTCTATGCCTTGAAACGCCAGGGAC GAGTTGAACAAACTGCTCTCGGGCGTCACCATCGCTCAGGGAGGT CCG CAATGGCTCGTACCAAGCAAACCGCTCGTAAGTCCACCGGAGGAAAAGCTCCTCGCAAACAGTTGGCCACTAAGGCTGCTCGTAAGAGTGCTCCAGCCACCGGAGGAGTCAAGAAGCCTCATCGTTATCGGCCAGGAACCGTTGCTCTGCGTGAGATCCGTCGTTATCAGAAATCCACCGAGCTGCTGATCCGCAAGTTGCCCTTCCAGCGTCTGGTTCGTGAAATCGCTCAGGATTTCAAGACCGATTTGCGTTTCCAGAGCTCGGCCGTCATGGCTCTGCAGGAAGCTAGCGAGGCCTATCTGGTTGGACTTTTTGAGGACACCAATCTGTGTGCCATCCATG CAATGACTGGCCGAGGCAAGGGAGGAAAAGGTCTAGGAAAGGGTGGCGCCAAGCGTCATCGCAAGGTTTTGCGTGATAACATCCAGGGAATCACCAAGCCCGCTATCCGTCGTCTGGCTCGTCGTGGAGGAGTCAAGCGTATCTCCGGTTTGATCTACGAGGAAACTCGTGGTGTTCTGAAGGTGTTCCTGGAAAACGTGATCCGTGACGCTGTTACCTATACTGAACACGCCAAGCGGAAGACCGTCACTGCCATGGACGTTGTCTATGCCTTGAAACGCCAGGGACGCACTCTGTACGGTTTCGGAGGTTAA